One window of Methanogenium organophilum genomic DNA carries:
- a CDS encoding lipopolysaccharide biosynthesis protein, giving the protein MSSFLKNTLKLVSGSVIAQTVGILLIPIVTRLYSPDDFGILQLFISITGILAAVSCFAYQLSIMLPKKDEDAANIVGLCIGLISVTSVISGFILIIFAEQVASLLNAPEIANYMVLIPVVVFLNGVFLVFNYWLSRHVRFGSVATARVANSLTGKVVQIGAGMGTPSALGLIGGTIAGYSFGNLIMLKEIWKHSELFKQISWKAIRINAIRYKKFPIYTTWSTVANTMSLQIAPFMLSAFFTVAVVGQYSIANQAVHLPMGLIGGAVGQVFFQKASEQMNKTGNINGLVRDVYTRLISIGIFPILILIIIGEELFGFVFGANWITAGLYAKILAPWLLLVFIASPLSTLFSVLEKQGVGLSFNIAMLLSRVIVLYAGGMFGDPLIALVLYSITGVFFWGGMNIYILEMSGVKKADAIKKFIGYILLASFVSLPLVIAKYLNLDLYLLFAIALMVTVVYYFIVIINDNVLKYEFTKILKRD; this is encoded by the coding sequence ATGTCATCTTTTCTAAAAAATACCCTAAAACTGGTGTCAGGCAGTGTAATAGCTCAAACTGTAGGCATACTTTTAATTCCCATTGTTACACGCTTATATTCACCAGATGACTTTGGCATTCTTCAGTTATTTATTTCAATTACTGGTATCCTTGCAGCTGTGTCCTGTTTTGCGTATCAGCTTTCAATAATGCTCCCAAAAAAGGATGAGGATGCCGCAAATATTGTTGGATTGTGTATAGGACTGATATCTGTAACATCAGTAATTAGCGGATTTATTTTGATTATTTTTGCAGAACAGGTTGCCTCTTTACTGAATGCTCCCGAAATTGCAAATTATATGGTATTAATTCCTGTTGTTGTTTTTCTTAACGGGGTTTTCCTGGTATTTAATTACTGGTTGTCAAGACATGTTAGATTTGGATCCGTTGCAACTGCCAGGGTCGCGAATTCATTAACGGGAAAAGTTGTTCAGATTGGGGCAGGAATGGGTACCCCATCCGCACTCGGACTTATTGGAGGTACTATTGCAGGATACAGTTTTGGAAATCTGATTATGTTGAAAGAAATTTGGAAACATTCTGAATTGTTTAAACAGATTTCCTGGAAAGCCATCAGGATAAATGCAATAAGATATAAGAAATTTCCAATCTACACGACTTGGTCAACAGTTGCAAATACCATGTCTCTCCAGATTGCACCCTTTATGCTATCAGCTTTTTTTACTGTTGCAGTCGTTGGCCAATATTCTATTGCAAATCAGGCAGTTCATCTTCCGATGGGATTAATTGGTGGTGCTGTTGGCCAGGTGTTTTTCCAGAAAGCCAGCGAGCAAATGAACAAAACCGGGAATATAAATGGACTTGTAAGGGATGTTTACACAAGGTTAATTTCAATCGGAATATTCCCAATACTTATTTTGATAATTATTGGCGAAGAGTTATTTGGATTTGTCTTTGGAGCGAATTGGATTACCGCTGGATTATATGCAAAAATTCTGGCTCCATGGTTGCTTCTTGTTTTTATAGCATCGCCCCTCTCAACTCTTTTCAGTGTTCTTGAAAAACAAGGTGTAGGATTATCGTTTAACATAGCGATGCTTTTATCCAGAGTAATTGTTCTTTATGCTGGTGGAATGTTTGGAGACCCTCTGATTGCCCTTGTGTTATACTCAATAACAGGAGTGTTTTTTTGGGGGGGTATGAATATTTATATCCTGGAAATGTCAGGTGTTAAAAAAGCCGATGCTATTAAAAAATTCATAGGATATATCCTGTTAGCATCATTTGTTTCATTACCATTAGTTATTGCAAAATATTTGAATTTGGATTTATATCTTCTGTTTGCTATTGCTTTGATGGTGACTGTTGTTTATTATTTTATTGTAATTATCAACGATAATGTGTTAAAATACGAATTTACAAAAATATTAAAGAGGGATTAA
- a CDS encoding asparagine synthetase B family protein has product MTKGIVHLKNQYLPWNEFKSGQITYWFKGNIFYKNKLLNNSETVNLLISIVPFEEILTKVLNELNGEYAIVIETPETVVAIVDRIRSIPLFYAMNGIGVVFSDDANYLRESLNSSFNEENGAELLVTGFVTGSETLFNGISQLQAGDYLRYGKTDGSLTTSHYHRFWHGNYFLDSEEELMNRLDETFVHVFQRLIESTKGLQIVVPLSGGLDSRIIVSMLKRLGVDDVICFTYGKKGDKEAEISRQVAEALGYEWHFVEYTKEKLYKCYHSEIMESYHAFSGNLIALPHIQDFIAINELKENGKIPENSVFVPGHSGDMLAGSHIPLDYVQPQTYTYEKFLEDSLNKHHTLWKWEDEKLESLFKQRIRKSVGDISIHDNESCANAMELFDFNERQAKYIVNSVRAYEFFNYGWRLPLWDSELINFYLRVPLKYRIAQELYIKYVNKCLFGDNFKFLRNIECTTSIVEKENSPNKILRYMSLINNTTKNFSDIRWYRYFKFPLLSRLYLVRKYDLRNINKFKSIKIWSQNIHQIFVSLGGYQSMTYLIQTIKKANND; this is encoded by the coding sequence ATGACCAAAGGAATCGTTCATCTCAAGAATCAGTATTTACCATGGAATGAATTCAAATCGGGTCAGATTACGTATTGGTTCAAAGGAAACATATTTTATAAAAATAAACTATTGAATAATTCAGAAACCGTCAATTTACTTATTTCAATAGTTCCATTTGAGGAAATACTAACAAAAGTACTCAATGAATTAAATGGTGAATATGCAATTGTAATTGAAACACCAGAAACAGTCGTTGCTATCGTTGACCGTATCCGAAGTATTCCTCTATTCTATGCCATGAACGGGATAGGAGTTGTTTTCTCTGATGATGCAAATTACCTTAGAGAGAGTCTGAACTCCTCATTTAATGAAGAGAACGGTGCTGAACTTTTGGTAACTGGATTTGTTACCGGTTCTGAAACCCTTTTTAATGGCATATCACAACTACAGGCAGGGGATTATCTCAGATATGGAAAAACAGATGGTTCCCTTACTACTTCACATTACCATCGTTTCTGGCACGGAAATTATTTTCTGGATTCTGAAGAAGAATTGATGAACCGTTTAGATGAAACCTTTGTGCATGTTTTTCAGCGACTTATTGAATCAACAAAAGGTCTCCAGATTGTCGTACCACTAAGTGGAGGACTGGATTCGAGGATTATCGTTTCAATGCTGAAGCGGCTCGGTGTGGATGATGTAATCTGTTTTACGTATGGAAAGAAGGGCGATAAAGAGGCTGAAATTAGCAGGCAGGTCGCAGAAGCACTGGGTTACGAGTGGCACTTTGTGGAGTACACAAAAGAAAAATTATATAAATGCTATCACTCTGAGATAATGGAATCATATCATGCATTTAGTGGAAATTTAATTGCATTACCTCACATACAGGATTTCATTGCCATTAACGAACTGAAAGAAAATGGAAAAATCCCTGAAAATTCAGTTTTTGTCCCTGGGCACAGTGGTGATATGCTTGCAGGGAGCCATATACCTTTGGACTATGTGCAGCCTCAAACCTATACCTATGAAAAATTTCTTGAGGATAGCCTGAATAAACATCACACTCTATGGAAATGGGAAGATGAGAAACTTGAATCTCTTTTCAAACAAAGGATCCGAAAAAGTGTTGGAGATATTTCAATCCACGACAATGAATCCTGTGCTAATGCAATGGAACTATTTGATTTTAACGAAAGGCAGGCAAAGTACATAGTAAACTCAGTTAGAGCTTATGAATTTTTTAATTATGGATGGAGACTTCCCTTGTGGGATTCAGAATTAATAAATTTCTATTTAAGAGTCCCGTTAAAATATCGAATCGCTCAGGAATTATATATCAAATATGTAAACAAATGCCTGTTTGGTGATAATTTCAAATTTTTGAGAAATATTGAATGTACAACAAGTATTGTAGAAAAAGAAAATTCACCCAATAAAATATTACGATATATGTCTTTGATAAATAACACAACAAAGAACTTTTCGGATATAAGATGGTATAGATATTTTAAATTTCCATTACTATCCCGATTATATCTGGTGAGGAAATATGATCTGCGCAACATTAATAAATTTAAATCTATTAAAATATGGTCACAAAATATTCACCAGATATTTGTATCCCTGGGAGGTTATCAATCGATGACATACCTCATACAAACAATAAAAAAAGCAAATAATGATTGA
- a CDS encoding glycosyltransferase family 4 protein, whose product MKILMITNNTSGGMVHYTSQLANSLSENDSVTVVAPIGLDEKYFSDRINIKTMKMGNVKKNFLIDTLIFTRLLDFKNMIYKENPDIIHFQECPLWIAPLLPSLSKFPIITTKHDTNPHPGTRVFDQILSKHIYTKYSDSIIVHGEKAKQDINTYKKCFVIPHGDYSFFLKYIDQNIKEENSILFFGRIEKYKGLEYLFESMPLVKKEISNIKLIVAGSGNLDDYHNLYDNLSDIEIHNRYIKDEEIPIFFQRSKIVVLPYIEGTQTGIIPIAYAFKKPVIVTNVGSIPEVVEEGNTGFIVPPRDPDALAHAIIRLFNDESLCKQMGINAYIKMNNELSWESIAKKTISAYKFTIQNHYSMDYHT is encoded by the coding sequence ATGAAAATATTGATGATAACCAATAATACATCCGGGGGTATGGTCCATTATACTTCACAACTTGCGAATAGTCTGTCTGAAAACGATTCAGTTACGGTAGTGGCACCAATTGGTTTGGATGAGAAATATTTTTCAGACCGCATTAATATAAAGACAATGAAAATGGGAAATGTCAAAAAGAATTTTCTTATTGATACATTGATATTTACCCGCCTTTTGGATTTTAAGAATATGATCTACAAAGAAAACCCGGATATTATACATTTCCAGGAATGTCCACTTTGGATCGCCCCATTATTGCCATCATTGAGTAAATTTCCAATTATTACAACAAAACATGATACTAATCCACATCCTGGAACCAGAGTATTCGATCAAATACTCAGCAAACATATCTATACTAAATATTCGGACTCAATTATTGTCCATGGAGAAAAAGCAAAACAAGACATAAATACGTATAAAAAGTGTTTTGTTATCCCTCATGGCGATTACTCCTTTTTTTTAAAATATATTGATCAGAATATCAAGGAGGAAAATTCAATCCTATTCTTCGGTAGAATTGAAAAATATAAAGGATTAGAATATCTTTTTGAATCCATGCCACTAGTAAAAAAAGAAATCTCAAATATTAAGTTAATAGTTGCAGGTAGTGGAAATTTAGATGATTATCATAATTTATATGATAATTTATCTGATATCGAAATACACAATAGATATATAAAAGACGAAGAAATACCGATTTTTTTCCAGAGGTCAAAAATTGTCGTTTTACCATATATCGAAGGTACACAAACCGGAATTATACCTATTGCTTATGCTTTTAAAAAACCAGTAATTGTAACGAACGTAGGGAGTATTCCTGAGGTTGTTGAAGAAGGAAATACCGGATTCATTGTTCCTCCAAGAGATCCGGATGCATTGGCCCATGCAATTATTCGGTTATTTAATGATGAATCTCTTTGTAAACAGATGGGAATAAACGCATATATTAAAATGAATAATGAACTTTCCTGGGAAAGTATTGCAAAAAAAACCATATCTGCCTATAAATTTACAATTCAAAACCATTACTCAATGGATTATCATACCTGA